In Pseudomonas lalkuanensis, the following are encoded in one genomic region:
- a CDS encoding antibiotic biosynthesis monooxygenase translates to MGTDAIDLNSVVTLVIQHKVRSGTLGQYEGWLRRAVKAARHQPGHLGVNVIRPDGGGDTFTTVVRFAQASQLQAWIDSAERAALIAEVQPLLEEGDHPLVYNDAEFWFTPFNSYQPPRWKQACVTFLVILPLALLVPLLWQPLFKLQPWLGGYVASNVVITASIVLLVVYLFMPAATRLFSGWLRAGGTQ, encoded by the coding sequence ATGGGCACCGATGCCATTGACCTGAACAGCGTGGTGACTCTGGTTATCCAGCACAAGGTGCGCAGCGGCACGCTGGGACAATACGAAGGGTGGCTACGTAGGGCCGTCAAGGCAGCCCGGCACCAGCCGGGCCACCTCGGCGTGAACGTCATTCGTCCTGACGGCGGGGGAGATACCTTTACTACCGTGGTGCGTTTTGCCCAGGCCTCCCAGTTGCAAGCGTGGATCGACTCAGCCGAACGTGCGGCGCTGATCGCGGAAGTGCAGCCATTACTGGAGGAGGGTGACCACCCACTGGTCTACAACGACGCAGAGTTCTGGTTCACTCCGTTCAACAGTTACCAGCCACCACGCTGGAAACAGGCCTGCGTCACGTTCCTGGTCATCCTGCCGTTGGCGCTGCTGGTGCCGCTGCTCTGGCAGCCACTGTTCAAGCTGCAGCCCTGGCTCGGGGGTTATGTGGCGAGCAACGTGGTGATCACCGCCAGCATCGTGCTGCTGGTCGTCTATCTGTTCATGCCAGCGGCAACGCGCTTGTTCTCCGGCTGGCTGCGCGCTGGAGGAACACAATGA
- a CDS encoding LysR family transcriptional regulator: MNRNDLRRLDMNLLVIFESLMIERNLTRVGEKLFITQSTVSAALGRLRDLFDDPLLVRSGRGMEPTSRALHIFEELCPAMDVISAAVSRARTFDPANSSNTFRLGLSDDAEFGLFPALLARLQEEAPNIVVVVRRANYLLMPSLLSSGEITVGVSYTTDLPANAKRRKLRDIGVKVLRADSRPGPLTLEEYCARPHVMVSFSGDLNGAIDLDLERIGRSRRVVLAVPQFGSLRALLRNTEMIATVPDYAACTLVEDSCLRAEDAPLEIRPAELSMAWSSAHDNDPAERWLRERMIQFMQVPA; encoded by the coding sequence ATGAACCGAAACGACCTGCGCCGCCTGGACATGAATCTGCTGGTGATCTTCGAGTCTCTGATGATCGAACGGAACCTGACCCGCGTCGGCGAAAAACTCTTCATAACCCAGTCCACCGTCAGCGCCGCCCTGGGCCGCCTGCGCGACCTGTTCGACGACCCGCTGCTGGTGCGCAGTGGCCGTGGCATGGAGCCCACATCACGGGCGCTGCACATATTCGAAGAGCTATGCCCGGCGATGGATGTGATTTCCGCCGCAGTGAGCCGGGCCAGAACCTTCGACCCGGCCAACAGCAGCAACACCTTTCGCCTTGGCCTGTCCGACGACGCCGAGTTCGGTCTGTTTCCGGCGCTGCTCGCCAGGTTGCAGGAAGAGGCGCCGAACATCGTCGTCGTGGTGCGCCGCGCCAACTACCTGCTGATGCCGTCCCTGCTGTCCTCGGGTGAAATCACGGTCGGCGTGAGTTACACCACCGACCTGCCGGCCAACGCCAAGCGCCGCAAACTGCGCGATATCGGTGTAAAGGTATTGCGCGCCGACAGCCGTCCCGGTCCGCTCACACTGGAGGAGTACTGCGCGCGGCCCCATGTGATGGTGTCGTTCTCCGGGGACCTGAACGGGGCAATAGACCTTGACCTGGAGCGCATCGGCCGCAGTCGCCGCGTGGTGCTCGCGGTGCCCCAGTTCGGCAGCCTGCGCGCATTGCTGCGCAATACCGAGATGATCGCCACCGTGCCTGATTACGCTGCCTGCACCTTGGTGGAAGACAGCTGCCTGCGTGCCGAGGATGCCCCGCTGGAAATCAGGCCGGCGGAGCTGTCGATGGCCTGGAGTTCAGCCCATGACAACGACCCGGCCGAGCGCTGGTTGCGCGAGCGCATGATCCAGTTCATGCAGGTGCCGGCATAG
- a CDS encoding ATP-binding protein yields MSVNIDFGTETILQFGSFRFYPYKRRLLQGDRPVRVGSRALDILQVLITRPGEIISKDTIIAQVWGATVVEEINLRVHIAALRRALGEGRTGERYITNVPLRGYGFIGVVETLAASPATQLRESQLSNLPVSLMGLVGRDDFIRHLIAELPRTRLLTLVGPGGMGKTSLAIHVADKVRAHFTLTCFLDLSKDPDGVSLHHTLARMLGEPTGQPALLLLDNCEHLARVCAEAVEHLLRLHPALHVLATSREPLRAEGEHVLRLPPLDVPKTTELSLEQAMACSAVQLFMQRAREVSQRLQLRRAQVRAIIEICRRLDGIPLAIEIAARQVGVLGLVELAALLDTQYHLQMPGRRTAPARQQSLRATYDWSFCQLSTSEQLCLRLLARMRGAFTLDAAVDLLDDARLCPECIFAAVHQLADKSLLMVEQGERGLAYRVPNIARAYILSPPGAASPAV; encoded by the coding sequence ATGAGTGTAAACATAGACTTCGGCACTGAGACCATCCTGCAGTTCGGGAGCTTCCGCTTCTACCCGTACAAGCGCCGGTTGTTGCAGGGCGACCGGCCTGTGCGCGTCGGAAGCCGCGCCCTGGACATCCTCCAGGTGTTGATCACGCGGCCCGGCGAGATCATCAGTAAAGACACCATCATCGCGCAGGTCTGGGGAGCAACCGTGGTTGAGGAGATCAATCTGCGGGTGCACATTGCTGCCTTGCGCCGGGCGCTGGGCGAGGGACGAACCGGCGAACGCTACATCACCAATGTGCCCTTGCGTGGATACGGATTCATCGGTGTGGTGGAGACCCTGGCAGCGTCGCCGGCGACGCAGCTGCGAGAGTCGCAGCTGAGCAATCTCCCAGTGTCGTTGATGGGGTTGGTTGGGCGCGACGACTTCATCCGGCACCTGATTGCGGAGCTGCCTCGCACCCGCCTGCTGACGCTGGTAGGGCCGGGCGGCATGGGCAAGACTTCACTGGCGATCCACGTCGCCGACAAGGTTCGGGCGCATTTCACCCTGACCTGTTTTCTCGACCTGTCGAAGGACCCTGACGGAGTGTCGCTGCACCATACCCTCGCGCGCATGCTCGGTGAGCCGACGGGGCAACCTGCGTTGCTGCTGCTCGACAATTGCGAACACCTGGCGAGAGTCTGCGCAGAAGCGGTGGAGCATCTGCTACGTCTGCATCCGGCACTGCACGTGCTGGCCACCAGCCGCGAACCGCTGCGCGCCGAAGGCGAGCACGTTCTGCGCCTGCCACCTCTGGACGTTCCAAAGACCACTGAGCTGTCGCTGGAACAGGCCATGGCTTGTTCAGCGGTGCAGTTGTTCATGCAGCGTGCCCGCGAAGTTTCGCAGCGCCTTCAACTGCGCCGAGCTCAAGTCCGGGCCATCATCGAAATCTGTCGGCGGCTGGACGGGATTCCACTGGCCATCGAGATAGCCGCCCGGCAGGTGGGCGTTCTCGGGCTCGTCGAACTGGCGGCGCTGCTCGACACCCAGTACCACCTGCAGATGCCGGGACGGCGTACCGCCCCGGCACGTCAGCAAAGCTTGCGTGCCACCTACGACTGGAGCTTTTGCCAATTGAGCACTAGCGAGCAGCTGTGCCTGCGCCTGCTGGCCCGTATGAGAGGCGCGTTCACGCTGGACGCAGCGGTGGACCTGCTGGATGACGCCCGTCTATGCCCCGAATGCATATTCGCCGCGGTGCACCAACTGGCGGACAAATCGCTCCTGATGGTGGAGCAGGGCGAGCGCGGTTTAGCTTACCGGGTACCCAACATCGCTCGCGCTTACATTCTCAGCCCGCCAGGCGCCGCCAGCCCAGCGGTGTGA
- a CDS encoding GlxA family transcriptional regulator: MKTVVMVLYGDVLALDVSGPLEVFSMANRFLPPECHYRLLTAAVDGGSVRASSGLNLLADLRLEELPASVDLLLVPGGPGAYNAPCAVLTAWLPDAARSARRYGGICTGTFLLGEAGLLDGHRCTTHWNYLARLAARFPDTRVEAEQIYVVDRNLITSGGVTAGIDMALAVVAEDHGKEVALEVAKVLLVVMKRQGGQNPYGPLLAAVVRDGSAIAQAQAYVVDHIDEPLSVNRLAELVAMSPRNFARAFQREVKLTPMQYVQNARIDHARKLLESSDLPLKVVAFRSGFGSARQMRTVFGERIGMTPSQYRQHFN, translated from the coding sequence ATGAAGACGGTGGTAATGGTGCTCTATGGCGATGTACTGGCGCTTGATGTTTCGGGGCCGTTGGAGGTGTTCTCAATGGCCAACCGCTTTTTGCCGCCAGAGTGCCATTACCGGCTGCTGACCGCCGCGGTGGATGGCGGCAGCGTGCGGGCCTCCAGCGGGCTGAATCTCCTGGCGGATCTGCGCCTGGAAGAACTTCCGGCCAGCGTCGATCTGCTGTTGGTGCCGGGCGGGCCGGGTGCGTACAACGCCCCATGCGCGGTGCTCACCGCCTGGTTGCCCGACGCAGCGCGCAGTGCACGGCGTTACGGAGGGATTTGCACGGGTACCTTCCTGCTCGGTGAGGCGGGGCTGCTCGACGGGCATCGCTGCACTACCCACTGGAATTATCTGGCGCGGTTGGCTGCGCGATTTCCGGACACTCGGGTCGAGGCTGAGCAGATCTATGTCGTCGACCGCAACCTGATCACTTCGGGTGGCGTCACGGCCGGCATCGACATGGCACTGGCCGTGGTGGCCGAGGACCACGGCAAGGAGGTGGCACTGGAAGTGGCCAAGGTGCTGCTGGTCGTGATGAAGCGCCAGGGTGGCCAGAACCCCTATGGACCGCTGTTGGCGGCTGTTGTGCGTGACGGCTCGGCTATCGCCCAGGCCCAGGCCTACGTGGTGGACCATATCGACGAGCCGCTGTCGGTCAATCGGCTGGCCGAACTGGTGGCGATGAGTCCGCGCAACTTCGCACGGGCGTTCCAGCGCGAAGTGAAGCTCACACCCATGCAGTACGTTCAGAACGCGCGCATCGACCATGCCCGCAAGTTGCTTGAGAGTAGTGATTTGCCTCTGAAGGTGGTGGCCTTTCGCAGCGGCTTCGGCAGTGCCCGGCAAATGCGCACGGTATTCGGCGAGCGTATCGGCATGACCCCGAGCCAGTACCGCCAGCACTTCAATTGA
- a CDS encoding MFS transporter codes for MTVANSATADTGTASAVAPSALSNSLVLFLAFCCGAVVANLYYAQPIVELIAPSIGLSKAHASLIVSLTQFGYALGLLFLVPLADLLENRRLLVGFTLAAALCLAAAGLSHTPSLFLICSLLIGLTSVAVQILVPLAAHMAPEESRGRVVGNIMSGLLLGILLSRPLASTLTEAFGWRGVFFSAAALMALMALVMGLLLPHRHPAHRAGYVSLIASVFALARRYAVLRERALYQGLLFASFSSFWTIAPIELVRQFGFNQTEVAIFALVGAVGAIAAPIAGRLADAGHGTRSTAVALLLAPLALLAGSLPGAGWLWMIVSAVLLDFAVQLNMVLGQREVYALDPQSRARLNAVYMTSIFVGGALGSLIASPIYEHVGWASFACLSALPPVLAMLLFVFRSRSSTEG; via the coding sequence ATGACCGTTGCCAACTCCGCAACTGCCGACACCGGAACGGCGTCAGCCGTCGCACCGTCCGCGTTGTCCAACTCCCTGGTGCTATTTCTGGCGTTCTGCTGCGGCGCAGTAGTCGCCAATCTCTATTACGCGCAGCCGATCGTGGAGCTGATTGCTCCTTCGATTGGCCTTTCTAAGGCTCACGCCAGCTTGATCGTCTCCCTGACCCAGTTCGGCTACGCCCTGGGGTTACTGTTCCTGGTACCCCTGGCAGACCTGTTGGAGAACCGGCGGCTGCTGGTGGGCTTTACCCTTGCCGCCGCCCTGTGTCTGGCTGCCGCTGGGCTTAGCCATACCCCTTCACTGTTCCTCATCTGCTCGCTGCTGATCGGCCTGACGTCGGTCGCGGTGCAAATACTCGTGCCACTGGCCGCGCACATGGCCCCGGAAGAGTCTCGCGGCCGCGTGGTGGGAAACATCATGAGCGGTCTGCTGCTCGGTATCCTGCTATCGCGTCCGCTGGCCAGCACACTGACCGAGGCCTTCGGGTGGCGTGGCGTGTTCTTCAGCGCGGCGGCCTTGATGGCGCTGATGGCGCTGGTGATGGGGCTGTTGCTGCCACACCGGCACCCCGCACATCGGGCTGGTTACGTGTCGCTGATCGCCTCGGTATTCGCCTTGGCCCGGCGCTACGCTGTGTTGCGCGAACGCGCACTCTACCAAGGCTTGCTGTTCGCCAGTTTCAGCAGCTTCTGGACCATCGCTCCCATCGAACTCGTGCGCCAGTTCGGCTTCAACCAGACCGAGGTTGCGATTTTCGCTCTGGTCGGTGCGGTTGGCGCCATCGCCGCGCCCATCGCTGGACGCCTGGCCGATGCTGGGCACGGCACCCGCAGCACGGCTGTCGCCTTGCTACTGGCACCACTGGCGTTACTGGCCGGCTCGCTGCCGGGTGCCGGCTGGCTCTGGATGATTGTCAGCGCCGTGTTGCTGGACTTCGCAGTGCAATTGAATATGGTGCTTGGCCAACGTGAGGTATACGCCCTCGACCCGCAAAGCCGGGCACGTCTGAACGCGGTCTACATGACCAGCATCTTCGTGGGCGGTGCGCTGGGCTCGCTGATTGCCAGCCCGATCTACGAGCACGTTGGCTGGGCTTCTTTCGCTTGCCTATCGGCATTGCCCCCGGTATTGGCCATGTTGCTGTTCGTCTTTCGATCCAGGTCTTCCACGGAGGGCTGA
- a CDS encoding amidohydrolase: MNEDPTSNGRRQFLAASTVLGAAGALWSALPFAGAAGSAHATSGGSMSADLILFNGRFHTVDREKPTASAVAIKDGRFLAVGTDAEAMALRGDATQVIDLKQRTVIPGLNDSHLHLIRGGLNYNLELRWEGVPSLADALRMLKDQAERTPSPQWVRVVGGWNEFQFAEKRMPTLEEINRAAPDTPVFILHLYDRALLNRAALKAVGYTRDTPNPPGGEIQRDGNGNPTGMLIARPNATILYATLAKGPKLPLEYQVNSTRQFMRELNRLGLTSAIDAGGGYQNYPDDYQVIQELANQGQLSVRIAYNLFTQKPKAELTDFKNWSKVVKPGDGSDFFRHNGAGEMLVFSAADFEDFLEPRPDLAPSMEQELEPVVRHLVEQRWPFRLHATYDESISRMLDVFEKVNRDIPFNGLPWFFDHAETISPKNIERVRALGGGIAIQDRMAFQGEYFVDRYGAKAAEQTPPIQRMLAEGVPVGAGTDATRVSSYNPWTSLYWLVSGKTVGGLELYPQGLSRATALELFTHGSAWFSSEQGKKGQIKVGQLADVAALSADFFSVEEEAIKWIESVLTIVDGKVVHAAAEFDKLGPPQVPVLPEWSPVAKVPGHWKPAAPLAAQVHQCVGACAVHAHSHERARQSSVPVSDYQGFWGALGCSCFAF, encoded by the coding sequence ATGAACGAAGACCCAACCAGCAACGGCCGCCGCCAGTTCCTCGCCGCCAGCACCGTGCTGGGCGCCGCTGGCGCACTCTGGTCCGCACTGCCTTTCGCCGGCGCCGCCGGCTCCGCCCATGCCACCTCAGGGGGTTCCATGTCCGCTGACCTGATCCTGTTCAACGGCCGCTTCCACACGGTCGACCGCGAGAAACCCACCGCCAGCGCCGTGGCCATCAAGGACGGCCGCTTCCTCGCCGTCGGCACCGACGCCGAAGCGATGGCCCTGCGCGGCGACGCCACCCAGGTCATCGACCTCAAGCAGCGCACCGTCATTCCCGGCCTCAACGACTCGCACCTGCACCTGATCCGCGGCGGCCTCAACTACAACCTCGAACTGCGCTGGGAAGGCGTGCCCTCCCTGGCCGACGCCCTGCGCATGCTCAAGGACCAGGCCGAGCGCACCCCCAGCCCGCAGTGGGTGCGGGTGGTCGGTGGCTGGAACGAATTCCAGTTCGCCGAGAAGCGCATGCCGACCCTGGAAGAGATCAACCGCGCGGCGCCGGATACGCCGGTGTTCATCCTCCACCTGTACGACCGCGCGCTGCTCAACCGTGCCGCGCTGAAGGCGGTGGGCTACACCAGGGACACCCCCAACCCGCCCGGCGGCGAAATCCAGCGCGACGGCAACGGCAACCCCACCGGCATGCTCATCGCCCGGCCCAACGCCACCATCCTCTACGCCACCCTGGCCAAGGGGCCGAAGCTGCCGCTGGAGTACCAGGTCAACTCCACCCGCCAGTTCATGCGCGAACTCAACCGCCTGGGCCTGACCAGCGCGATCGATGCCGGCGGCGGCTACCAGAACTACCCGGACGACTACCAGGTGATCCAGGAACTGGCCAACCAGGGTCAGCTGAGCGTGCGCATCGCCTACAACCTGTTCACCCAGAAGCCCAAGGCAGAACTCACCGACTTCAAGAACTGGAGCAAGGTGGTGAAACCGGGCGACGGCAGCGACTTCTTCCGCCACAACGGCGCCGGCGAGATGCTGGTGTTCTCCGCCGCCGACTTCGAGGACTTCCTCGAACCGCGTCCGGATCTCGCGCCGAGCATGGAGCAGGAGCTGGAACCGGTGGTCCGCCACCTGGTGGAACAGCGCTGGCCGTTCCGCCTGCACGCCACCTACGACGAATCCATCTCGCGCATGCTCGACGTGTTCGAGAAGGTCAACCGCGACATCCCGTTCAACGGCCTGCCCTGGTTCTTCGACCACGCCGAAACCATCTCGCCGAAGAACATCGAGCGGGTCCGCGCCCTCGGCGGCGGCATCGCCATCCAGGACCGCATGGCTTTCCAGGGCGAGTACTTCGTCGACCGCTACGGCGCCAAGGCCGCCGAGCAGACCCCGCCGATCCAGCGCATGCTCGCCGAAGGCGTGCCGGTGGGCGCCGGCACCGACGCTACCCGGGTGTCCAGCTACAACCCCTGGACCTCGCTCTACTGGCTGGTCAGCGGCAAGACCGTGGGCGGCCTGGAGCTGTATCCCCAGGGCCTGTCCCGCGCCACCGCCCTGGAGTTGTTCACCCATGGCAGCGCCTGGTTCTCCAGCGAGCAGGGCAAGAAGGGGCAGATCAAGGTGGGCCAACTGGCCGATGTGGCGGCCCTGTCGGCGGATTTCTTCAGCGTCGAGGAAGAAGCCATCAAGTGGATCGAGTCGGTGCTGACCATAGTCGACGGCAAGGTGGTCCATGCCGCCGCCGAGTTCGACAAGCTCGGCCCGCCGCAGGTGCCGGTGCTGCCCGAATGGTCGCCGGTGGCCAAGGTGCCCGGCCACTGGAAGCCCGCCGCGCCACTCGCCGCCCAGGTGCACCAGTGCGTCGGTGCCTGCGCCGTGCATGCCCACAGCCACGAGCGGGCGCGCCAGTCGAGTGTGCCGGTGAGTGATTACCAGGGCTTCTGGGGCGCGCTGGGCTGTTCCTGCTTCGCTTTCTGA
- a CDS encoding LysR family transcriptional regulator produces the protein MDSFAALKAFVATVEAGGFASAGRQMGVATSSVTRQVDALEHHLGTRLLNRSTRRVTLTGAGESYYEHAVRLLADLESANLEVSEAEGPPRGQLRVSLPVAFGQLHIAPGLQAFHERYPGITLDLVLSDDVADLVEQRLDLAIRLGGVDSPHVVARRMAPHRRLLCASPDYLRRHGVPGSPADLAHHACLTFAYARGSRLWHFSGPSEECVHVSGPIRANNSQVLREAALNGMGLILMASWLLGEDIEAGRLQVVLPQWKAGLDNEDGGVHALYLPNRRNSKKVRAFIDFFVERFGDPPYWDHSSP, from the coding sequence ATGGACAGTTTTGCTGCACTCAAGGCGTTCGTCGCTACCGTAGAGGCCGGTGGCTTCGCGTCGGCCGGTCGGCAGATGGGAGTGGCGACCTCCTCGGTCACCCGGCAGGTGGATGCCCTGGAACACCATCTGGGCACGCGGCTGCTCAATCGCTCGACCCGGCGGGTAACGCTTACAGGCGCAGGGGAAAGCTACTACGAGCACGCAGTGCGCCTGCTGGCCGACCTGGAAAGCGCCAACCTGGAAGTCAGCGAAGCGGAAGGACCGCCTCGCGGGCAGCTCCGCGTCAGCCTGCCGGTTGCCTTCGGGCAGTTGCACATCGCCCCTGGCCTGCAGGCTTTCCATGAGCGCTACCCCGGCATCACCCTGGATCTGGTGCTGTCGGACGATGTAGCTGACCTGGTGGAACAGCGGCTCGATCTCGCCATTCGCCTGGGTGGCGTGGATTCACCCCATGTCGTGGCCCGGCGCATGGCGCCACATCGACGCTTGCTCTGCGCCAGCCCGGACTACCTGCGCCGCCACGGCGTCCCCGGCTCCCCCGCCGACCTCGCGCACCATGCCTGCCTGACCTTCGCCTACGCGCGTGGCAGCCGGCTGTGGCACTTCAGCGGGCCCAGCGAAGAATGCGTGCACGTGAGCGGCCCCATACGCGCCAATAATTCGCAGGTACTGCGCGAAGCTGCACTCAACGGCATGGGCCTGATCCTGATGGCCAGTTGGCTCCTGGGAGAGGACATCGAGGCCGGCAGGCTGCAGGTGGTTCTTCCGCAATGGAAGGCCGGGCTCGACAACGAGGACGGCGGCGTGCACGCCCTGTATCTGCCGAATCGGCGCAACTCGAAGAAGGTCCGCGCGTTCATCGACTTCTTTGTGGAGCGCTTCGGCGATCCTCCTTACTGGGACCACTCTTCCCCCTGA
- a CDS encoding NAD(P)/FAD-dependent oxidoreductase: protein MIRITELSLPLDHSADELRGAIVKRLNISDADLLNFTVFKRSYDARKKSSVILFIYIIDLEVRDEAAVLARFADDHNIRPAPDTHYYPVGQAPANLSERPLVVGFGPCGLFAALLLAQMGFKPIVLERGKDVRRRTKDTWALWRKKVLTPESNVQFGEGGAGLFSDGKLYSQIKDPKFYARKVMHEFVRAGAPEEIMYVSKPHIGTFRLTGVVSAMREEIIALGGEVRFETKVTDLVINAGQLEGVVLASGETIRSRHVVLALGHSSRDTFRMLHRQGVFIEAKPFAVGFRIEHPQGMIDQARLGKYAGHPELGAADYKLVHHAKNGRAVYSFCMCPGGTVVAATSEPERVVTNGMSQYSRNERNANAGIVVGISPEQDFPGGPLAGVELQERLESRAYELGGSDYCAPAQLVGDFIRGVPSSEFGEVEPSYKPGVRLGDLAPSLPEYAIEAIREALPAFGKQIRGFDRDDAVLTGIETRTSSPVRITRDHETLQSLNLRGLYPAGEGAGYAGGILSAGVDGIKVAEAVVKSILSEQSH from the coding sequence ATGATTCGCATCACCGAACTGTCTCTGCCCCTCGATCATTCCGCAGATGAACTGCGCGGGGCCATCGTCAAACGCCTGAACATCAGCGACGCCGACCTGCTGAACTTCACCGTGTTCAAGCGCAGCTACGATGCCCGCAAGAAAAGCAGCGTCATCCTGTTCATCTACATCATCGATCTGGAGGTCCGCGACGAGGCGGCGGTTCTGGCGCGCTTTGCCGATGACCACAATATCCGTCCAGCCCCGGATACCCACTACTATCCGGTAGGCCAGGCACCGGCCAACCTGAGCGAGCGGCCTCTGGTGGTCGGTTTTGGTCCCTGCGGGTTGTTTGCGGCACTGCTGCTTGCGCAGATGGGGTTCAAACCCATCGTGCTGGAGCGCGGCAAGGATGTACGCCGCCGCACCAAGGACACCTGGGCGCTGTGGCGCAAGAAGGTCCTGACTCCGGAATCCAACGTGCAATTCGGCGAGGGCGGTGCCGGCCTGTTCTCGGACGGCAAGCTCTACAGCCAGATCAAGGACCCGAAGTTCTACGCCCGCAAGGTCATGCACGAGTTCGTCCGGGCTGGCGCGCCGGAAGAGATCATGTACGTGAGCAAGCCGCACATCGGCACATTCCGTCTCACCGGCGTGGTATCCGCCATGCGCGAGGAGATCATCGCCCTCGGCGGCGAAGTGCGATTTGAAACCAAGGTCACCGATCTGGTGATCAACGCTGGCCAGCTCGAGGGTGTGGTGCTGGCCAGCGGCGAAACGATCCGCAGTCGCCACGTTGTCCTGGCGCTGGGCCACAGTTCCCGCGACACCTTCCGCATGCTGCATCGCCAGGGCGTGTTCATCGAGGCCAAGCCCTTTGCCGTGGGTTTCCGCATCGAACACCCGCAAGGCATGATCGACCAGGCCCGCCTGGGCAAATACGCGGGCCATCCGGAGCTCGGCGCCGCCGACTACAAACTGGTGCACCACGCCAAGAATGGCCGCGCCGTCTACAGCTTCTGCATGTGCCCCGGCGGCACCGTGGTGGCGGCCACCTCCGAGCCGGAGCGCGTCGTTACCAACGGCATGAGCCAGTATTCGCGCAACGAACGCAATGCGAACGCCGGCATTGTCGTGGGTATCAGCCCGGAGCAGGATTTCCCAGGCGGCCCGCTGGCCGGTGTAGAGCTCCAGGAGCGTCTGGAATCCCGCGCCTATGAACTGGGCGGCAGCGACTACTGTGCGCCCGCGCAGTTGGTGGGTGACTTCATTCGTGGAGTGCCGTCGAGCGAATTTGGCGAGGTGGAACCCTCATACAAACCCGGCGTGCGCCTGGGTGATCTGGCGCCCTCGCTGCCGGAGTATGCGATCGAGGCCATCCGCGAGGCGCTGCCGGCATTCGGCAAGCAGATCCGCGGTTTTGATCGCGATGATGCGGTGCTCACCGGCATCGAAACCCGAACGTCCTCACCGGTCCGCATTACCCGCGACCACGAGACCTTGCAAAGTCTCAACCTGCGGGGCCTGTATCCGGCCGGTGAAGGCGCCGGTTATGCGGGCGGCATCCTGTCGGCGGGCGTGGACGGCATCAAGGTCGCTGAAGCGGTGGTCAAATCGATACTCTCCGAGCAGAGCCACTGA
- a CDS encoding helix-turn-helix domain-containing protein, producing MLQTTIATARATATPVQRSLASWQREHAQTLLMEHLDIGIDVTTVAARCGLSRSDFSRKFKVSTGYSPQAWLRLQRIEKAKHLLTDARLSLAEIGLECGFCDQAHFCRIFTRLEGITPLGWRRLAG from the coding sequence ATGCTGCAGACCACTATCGCAACCGCAAGAGCGACTGCCACGCCAGTCCAGCGCAGCCTTGCATCCTGGCAACGTGAACATGCCCAGACACTATTGATGGAGCACCTGGATATCGGTATCGATGTGACCACCGTGGCCGCCCGGTGCGGCCTGTCGCGCAGCGACTTCAGTCGCAAGTTCAAGGTCAGCACCGGATATTCGCCGCAGGCCTGGCTGCGCCTGCAGCGAATCGAAAAGGCCAAGCACCTGCTTACCGACGCGCGGCTTTCACTGGCAGAAATCGGACTGGAATGCGGGTTCTGCGACCAGGCTCACTTCTGCCGGATCTTCACCCGCCTGGAAGGCATCACACCGCTGGGCTGGCGGCGCCTGGCGGGCTGA
- a CDS encoding hydrolase gives MATASAVPGKTLLTPTDHTLIMIDHQSQMSFATKSIDAVTLRNNAALVSKSAKEFGVSTILTTVAEKSFSGPIFDEIKSVFPDHKVIDRTSMNTWEDPRIAVEVNRFGKQKIVLAGLWTSVCIVGPALSALDQGFEVYVIADACGDVSTEAHEMALQRMIQLGARPMTSLQYLLELQRDWARGETYDQTVKTSIEHGGAYGLGLIYAKTMFNASEGH, from the coding sequence ATGGCCACCGCTTCCGCCGTTCCCGGCAAGACCCTGCTGACTCCCACCGACCACACCCTGATCATGATCGACCACCAGTCGCAGATGTCATTCGCTACCAAGTCGATCGACGCGGTGACCCTGCGCAACAACGCCGCGCTGGTTTCCAAGTCGGCCAAGGAATTCGGTGTTTCCACCATCCTCACGACGGTAGCCGAGAAGAGTTTTTCGGGCCCGATCTTCGATGAAATCAAGTCGGTATTCCCGGATCACAAAGTCATCGACCGTACCAGCATGAATACCTGGGAAGACCCGCGCATCGCCGTTGAAGTGAACAGGTTCGGCAAGCAGAAGATTGTCCTGGCCGGCCTGTGGACCTCGGTGTGCATCGTCGGCCCGGCGCTGTCCGCGCTGGACCAGGGCTTCGAGGTCTACGTGATCGCCGACGCTTGTGGCGACGTTTCCACCGAAGCCCACGAGATGGCGCTGCAGCGCATGATCCAGCTTGGCGCGCGCCCCATGACCTCGCTGCAATACCTGCTTGAACTGCAACGCGACTGGGCCCGTGGCGAGACCTACGACCAGACCGTGAAGACCTCCATTGAGCATGGCGGCGCCTACGGCCTGGGCCTGATCTACGCCAAGACGATGTTCAATGCCAGCGAAGGCCACTGA